Proteins encoded in a region of the Vicia villosa cultivar HV-30 ecotype Madison, WI linkage group LG5, Vvil1.0, whole genome shotgun sequence genome:
- the LOC131603161 gene encoding protein EXORDIUM-like 2 — translation MASKYKLAITVVLALVVLLPTITVGELVQEQPLVLKYHNGQLLKGRITVNLIWYGTFTPIQRSIIVDFINSVSTTGAPLPSAAAWWKTTEKYKVGLSTIVVGKQFLHPAYTLGKNLKGKDLLALATKFNELSSITVVLTAKDVNVDGFCMSRCGTHGSVQHGKGGASARTPYIWVGNAETLCPGQCAWPFHQPIYGPQTSPLVAPNGDVGVDGMIINLATLLAGTVTNPFNNGYFQGPATAPLEAVTACTGVFGSGAYPGYAGRVLVDKTTGSSYNAHGANGRRYLLPAMWDPQTSACRTLV, via the coding sequence ATGGCTTCTAAGTACAAACTTGCCATTACTGTTGTACTCGCTCTCGTTGTACTGTTACCCACAATCACAGTGGGAGAGCTTGTACAAGAACAGCCTCTAGTTCTCAAATATCATAATGGCCAACTCCTTAAAGGACGCATCACCGTTAATCTCATATGGTACGGAACTTTCACCCCCATCCAACGATCGATAATCGTCGATTTCATCAACTCTGTTAGCACCACCGGTGCTCCTCTCCCTTCCGCCGCCGCATGGTGGAAGACCACCGAGAAATACAAGGTTGGATTGTCTACCATAGTCGTAGGGAAACAGTTCTTGCATCCGGCTTATACTCTCGGTAAGAATCTAAAGGGAAAGGATCTTCTCGCTTTAGCTACAAAATTTAACGAACTCTCTTCCATAACCGTTGTGCTTACCGCGAAAGACGTTAACGTTGACGGTTTCTGTATGAGTCGCTGTGGGACCCACGGATCTGTTCAACATGGCAAGGGTGGTGCGAGTGCGAGAACCCCTTACATATGGGTTGGAAACGCTGAGACACTATGTCCCGGACAATGCGCGTGGCCTTTCCACCAGCCTATTTATGGACCACAAACTTCCCCGCTCGTGGCACCTAACGGTGACGTAGGTGTTGACGGAATGATCATCAACTTAGCCACTCTTTTGGCTGGTACTGTCACGAATCCCTTTAACAACGGATACTTCCAGGGGCCGGCGACGGCGCCGCTAGAAGCTGTTACAGCTTGTACGGGGGTTTTCGGTAGTGGGGCCTACCCGGGTTATGCTGGCCGGGTTCTTGTCGATAAAACTACTGGTTCGAGTTATAATGCGCACGGTGCTAACGGGAGAAGGTACCTTCTTCCCGCGATGTGGGACCCGCAGACATCAGCATGCAGGACTCTCGTCTGA
- the LOC131603162 gene encoding polyadenylate-binding protein 2-like isoform X2 produces the protein MENDDVDMVGADNNEADLDDMKKRLKEMEDEAAALREMQAKVEKEMGSAQDPANASASQVNREEVDSRSIFVGNVDYACTPEEVQQHFQSCGTVNRVTIRTDKFGQPKGYAYVEFVEVEAVQEALSLNESELHGRQLKVTAKRTNVPGMKQFRPRRPSNPYMGFRGRTPYPPPFAYAPAPYGYGKVPRFRMGMRYSPYY, from the exons ATGGAAAACGATGACGTTGATATGGTCGGCGCCGACAACAACGAAGCC GATTTGGATGACATGAAGAAACGGTTGAAGGAAATGGAAGACGAAGCGGCTGCTTTGAGAGAGATGCAGGCCAAGGTCGAGAAAGAAATGGGATCCGCGCAAG ATCCCGCTAATGCTTCTGCTAGTCAGGTCAATAGGGAGGAAGTTGATTCTCGATCAATCTTTGTGGGCAAT GTGGACTATGCATGTACTCCCGAAGAAGTGCAACAGCATTTTCAGTCGTGTGGAACGGTAAACCGAGTCACCATTCGCACTGATAAGTTTGGCCAACCCAAGGGTTATGCTTATGTAGAATTTGTTGAAGTAGAAGCTGTTCAAGAGGCTCTTTCCCTGAATGAATCTGAACTGCATGGACGGCAACTGAAG GTTACTGCTAAGAGGACCAATGTACCTGGGATGAAACAATTTCGTCCCCGTCGGCCTAGTAATCCTTACATGGGATTTCGAGGCAGAACTCCATATCCACCTCCTTTTGCCTATGCCCCTGCTCCTTATGGATATGG AAAGGTTCCAAGGTTCCGAATGGGGATGCGCTACAGCCCTTACTATTGA
- the LOC131603162 gene encoding polyadenylate-binding protein 2-like isoform X3, with protein MTLIWSAPTTTKPYDLDDMKKRLKEMEDEAAALREMQAKVEKEMGSAQDPANASASQVNREEVDSRSIFVGNVDYACTPEEVQQHFQSCGTVNRVTIRTDKFGQPKGYAYVEFVEVEAVQEALSLNESELHGRQLKVTAKRTNVPGMKQFRPRRPSNPYMGFRGRTPYPPPFAYAPAPYGYGKVPRFRMGMRYSPYY; from the exons ATGACGTTGATATGGTCGGCGCCGACAACAACGAAGCCGTAT GATTTGGATGACATGAAGAAACGGTTGAAGGAAATGGAAGACGAAGCGGCTGCTTTGAGAGAGATGCAGGCCAAGGTCGAGAAAGAAATGGGATCCGCGCAAG ATCCCGCTAATGCTTCTGCTAGTCAGGTCAATAGGGAGGAAGTTGATTCTCGATCAATCTTTGTGGGCAAT GTGGACTATGCATGTACTCCCGAAGAAGTGCAACAGCATTTTCAGTCGTGTGGAACGGTAAACCGAGTCACCATTCGCACTGATAAGTTTGGCCAACCCAAGGGTTATGCTTATGTAGAATTTGTTGAAGTAGAAGCTGTTCAAGAGGCTCTTTCCCTGAATGAATCTGAACTGCATGGACGGCAACTGAAG GTTACTGCTAAGAGGACCAATGTACCTGGGATGAAACAATTTCGTCCCCGTCGGCCTAGTAATCCTTACATGGGATTTCGAGGCAGAACTCCATATCCACCTCCTTTTGCCTATGCCCCTGCTCCTTATGGATATGG AAAGGTTCCAAGGTTCCGAATGGGGATGCGCTACAGCCCTTACTATTGA
- the LOC131603162 gene encoding polyadenylate-binding protein 2-like isoform X1 codes for MENDDVDMVGADNNEAQDLDDMKKRLKEMEDEAAALREMQAKVEKEMGSAQDPANASASQVNREEVDSRSIFVGNVDYACTPEEVQQHFQSCGTVNRVTIRTDKFGQPKGYAYVEFVEVEAVQEALSLNESELHGRQLKVTAKRTNVPGMKQFRPRRPSNPYMGFRGRTPYPPPFAYAPAPYGYGKVPRFRMGMRYSPYY; via the exons ATGGAAAACGATGACGTTGATATGGTCGGCGCCGACAACAACGAAGCC CAGGATTTGGATGACATGAAGAAACGGTTGAAGGAAATGGAAGACGAAGCGGCTGCTTTGAGAGAGATGCAGGCCAAGGTCGAGAAAGAAATGGGATCCGCGCAAG ATCCCGCTAATGCTTCTGCTAGTCAGGTCAATAGGGAGGAAGTTGATTCTCGATCAATCTTTGTGGGCAAT GTGGACTATGCATGTACTCCCGAAGAAGTGCAACAGCATTTTCAGTCGTGTGGAACGGTAAACCGAGTCACCATTCGCACTGATAAGTTTGGCCAACCCAAGGGTTATGCTTATGTAGAATTTGTTGAAGTAGAAGCTGTTCAAGAGGCTCTTTCCCTGAATGAATCTGAACTGCATGGACGGCAACTGAAG GTTACTGCTAAGAGGACCAATGTACCTGGGATGAAACAATTTCGTCCCCGTCGGCCTAGTAATCCTTACATGGGATTTCGAGGCAGAACTCCATATCCACCTCCTTTTGCCTATGCCCCTGCTCCTTATGGATATGG AAAGGTTCCAAGGTTCCGAATGGGGATGCGCTACAGCCCTTACTATTGA